One Halobaculum sp. CBA1158 DNA segment encodes these proteins:
- the cyaB gene encoding class IV adenylate cyclase yields MFEVELKTRADHDAVRDRLDAAGAERVATVRQVDTYYDAPHRDFAETDEALRVRSETVVEADDLGPEETRTETKLTYKGPLVEAESKTREERETAVDDADATAGIFAGLGFEPAATVEKDREFHRLDGYTVTLDDVSGLGEFVEVETEATADDIESAREGATATLVDLGLDPTDQIRTSYLGLLLDSQDSPNNSSR; encoded by the coding sequence GTGTTCGAGGTCGAACTGAAGACTCGGGCGGACCACGACGCGGTCCGCGACCGACTCGACGCCGCGGGGGCCGAGCGGGTCGCGACCGTCCGACAGGTCGACACCTACTACGACGCGCCTCACCGTGACTTCGCGGAGACCGACGAGGCGCTTCGGGTCCGCAGCGAGACGGTCGTCGAGGCGGACGACCTCGGGCCCGAGGAGACGAGAACCGAGACGAAACTCACCTACAAGGGACCGCTCGTCGAGGCCGAATCGAAGACCCGCGAGGAACGCGAGACCGCCGTCGACGATGCGGACGCCACCGCGGGAATCTTCGCGGGACTCGGCTTCGAACCGGCCGCGACCGTCGAGAAGGACCGCGAGTTCCACCGACTCGACGGCTACACCGTCACGCTCGACGACGTGTCGGGCTTGGGCGAGTTCGTCGAGGTCGAGACCGAGGCGACGGCCGACGACATCGAGTCCGCACGGGAGGGCGCGACGGCGACGCTCGTCGACCTGGGACTCGACCCCACAGATCAGATCCGTACCTCCTACCTCGGTCTCCTGTTAGACTCGCAAGAT